One window of the Esox lucius isolate fEsoLuc1 chromosome 8, fEsoLuc1.pri, whole genome shotgun sequence genome contains the following:
- the mob3c gene encoding MOB kinase activator 3C — MALCLGQVFSKDKTFRPRKRFEPGTQRFELYKKAQASLKSGLDLRKVVQLPEGENINDWIAVHVVDFFNRINLIYGTVSEFCTERTCPIMSGGLRYEYRWQDGHEYRRPTKLPALKYMNLLMDWIETNINNEDIFPTRVGVPFPKNFQQVCKKILSRLFRVFVHVYIHHFDSVCSMGAEAHINTCYKHYYYFISEFSLIEHSELEPLREMTEKICN, encoded by the exons ATGGCGCTCTGTCTCGGACAAGTCTTCagcaaagacaaaacatttcgGCCCCGGAAACGCTTTGAGCCCGGCACTCAGCGCTTTGAGCTGTACAAGAAGGCCCAGGCCTCCCTGAAGTCAGGCCTGGATCTGAGGAAAGTGGTCCAGCTGCCGGAGGGGGAGAACATCAACGACTGGATCGCCGTGCACGTGGTGGACTTCTTCAACCGGATCAACCTGATCTATGGCACGGTCAGCGAGTTCTGCACAGAGCGCACCTGTCCAATCATGTCTGGGGGCCTGCGCTATGAGTACAGGTGGCAGGACGGACACGAGTACCGGAGGCCCACCAAGCTGCCCGCCTTGAAATACATGAACCTGCTGATGGACTGGATCGAGACCAACATCAACAACGAGGACATCTTCCCCACCAGAGTAG GTGTTCCCTTCCCTAAGAACTTCCAGCAGGTGTGTAAGAAGATCCTGAGCCGTCTCTTCCGAGTGTTTGTACACGTCTACATACACCACTTTGACAGCGTTTGCAGCATGGGAGCGGAGGCCCACATCAACACCTGTTacaaacactactactacttcaTCTCTGAGTTCAGCCTCATCGAGCATTCCGAGCTGGAGCCCCTG AGAGAAATGACAGAGAAGATCTGTAATTAA